A stretch of Anolis sagrei isolate rAnoSag1 chromosome X, rAnoSag1.mat, whole genome shotgun sequence DNA encodes these proteins:
- the SMAP2 gene encoding stromal membrane-associated protein 2 isoform X1, whose product MTGKSVRDVDRYQAVLANLLLEEENKYCADCQAKGPRWASWNIGVFICIRCAGIHRNLGVHISRVKSVNLDQWTQEQIQCMQEMGNGKANRLYEAYLPENFRRPQTDQAVEGFIRDKYEKKKYLDRSVDISALRREKDDKWKKEGPPEKKLEPIIFEKVKMPHKKDDSQTRKSPSRSSEPVMDLLGLDAPVLTTLPNGRSSSCLEKDLDLFGSMPSERKVVGSMPTAGSAGSVPENLNLFPEPGNKSEEVGKKQLSKDSILSLYGSQAPQLPAQGAVFIAPAQMGYPAAYPGFPGMAPPGSNMMGNMMAPPVGMMAQPGAAGMVAPMGMPTGYGMQAAVLGVPNGMMAAQQAGYVAGMAPAPPAMYGVQPTQQLQWNLAQMTQQMAGMNFYGTNGMMGYGQSMGRGGTQGTNQTLSSQVWK is encoded by the exons ATGACAGGCAAGTCGGTGCGGGACGTGGACAGGTACCAGGCGGTCCTGGCTAATCTGCTGCTCGAAGAGGAGAACAAATACTGTGCCGACTGTCAGGCCAAAG GACCAAGGTGGGCTTCATGGAACATCGGGGTGTTCATCTGCATCCGCTGTGCCGGAATCCACAGGAACCTGGGCGTCCACATATCCCGAGTAAAATCTGTCAATTTGGACCAATGGACGCAAGAGCAAATACAG TGCATGCAGGAGATGGGGAACGGCAAAGCCAACCGCCTCTATGAAGCCTACCTTCCAGAGAACTTCAGGCGACCTCAGACAGACCA AGCAGTAGAAGGCTTTATCAGAGACAAATATGAAAAGAAGAAGTACTTGGACAGAAGCGTCGACATCAGTGCATTGCGG AGAGAAAAGGATGATAAATGGAAGAAGGAGGGACCTCCTGAAAAAAAGCTGGAGCCGATTATCTTCGAGAAAGTGAAAATG CCTCACAAGAAGGACGACTCCCAAACCAGGAAAAGTCCTTCCAGATCTTCCGAGCCCGTCATGGACCTACTCGGACTTG ATGCCCCTGTTTTGACTACTCTCCCCAATGGCAGATCTAGCAGCTGTTTAGAGAAAGACTTGGACTTGTTTGGCTCCATGCCCTCTGAAAGGAAG GTGGTGGGCTCCATGCCCACGGCTGGAAGTGCTGGGTCCGTCCCTGAAAACCTCAACCTTTTCCCCGAACCTGGCAACAAGTCCGAGGAGGTGGGCAAGAAGCAGCTCTCCAAGGATTCAATCCTCTCCTTGTATGGCTCCCAGGCCCCACAGCTACCTGCACAAG GAGCAGTGTTCATAGCCCCGGCCCAAATGGGATACCCAGCAGCGTACCCCGGCTTCCCAGGAATGGCTCCACCAGGCAGCAACATGATGGGCAACATGATGGCCCCACCGGTTGGCATGATGGCACAGCCTGGAGCAGCCGGCATGGTGGCCCCCATGGGGATGCCCACGGGTTATGGCATGCAGGCGGCGGTCCTCGGGGTACCCAACGGCATGATGGCGGCTCAGCAGGCGGGGTATGTGGCAGGCATGGCCCCCGCCCCCCCAGCCATGTATGGTGTGCAGCCCACCCAGCAGCTGCAGTGGAACCTGGCCCAG aTGACCCAACAGATGGCAGGGATGAACTTCTACGGCACGAACGGGATGATGGGATACGGACAGTCGATGGGCCGAGGAGGGACCCAAGGCACCAACCAAACCCTCAGCTCCCAGGTGTGGAAATAA
- the SMAP2 gene encoding stromal membrane-associated protein 2 isoform X2, whose protein sequence is MQEMGNGKANRLYEAYLPENFRRPQTDQAVEGFIRDKYEKKKYLDRSVDISALRREKDDKWKKEGPPEKKLEPIIFEKVKMPHKKDDSQTRKSPSRSSEPVMDLLGLDAPVLTTLPNGRSSSCLEKDLDLFGSMPSERKVVGSMPTAGSAGSVPENLNLFPEPGNKSEEVGKKQLSKDSILSLYGSQAPQLPAQGAVFIAPAQMGYPAAYPGFPGMAPPGSNMMGNMMAPPVGMMAQPGAAGMVAPMGMPTGYGMQAAVLGVPNGMMAAQQAGYVAGMAPAPPAMYGVQPTQQLQWNLAQMTQQMAGMNFYGTNGMMGYGQSMGRGGTQGTNQTLSSQVWK, encoded by the exons ATGCAGGAGATGGGGAACGGCAAAGCCAACCGCCTCTATGAAGCCTACCTTCCAGAGAACTTCAGGCGACCTCAGACAGACCA AGCAGTAGAAGGCTTTATCAGAGACAAATATGAAAAGAAGAAGTACTTGGACAGAAGCGTCGACATCAGTGCATTGCGG AGAGAAAAGGATGATAAATGGAAGAAGGAGGGACCTCCTGAAAAAAAGCTGGAGCCGATTATCTTCGAGAAAGTGAAAATG CCTCACAAGAAGGACGACTCCCAAACCAGGAAAAGTCCTTCCAGATCTTCCGAGCCCGTCATGGACCTACTCGGACTTG ATGCCCCTGTTTTGACTACTCTCCCCAATGGCAGATCTAGCAGCTGTTTAGAGAAAGACTTGGACTTGTTTGGCTCCATGCCCTCTGAAAGGAAG GTGGTGGGCTCCATGCCCACGGCTGGAAGTGCTGGGTCCGTCCCTGAAAACCTCAACCTTTTCCCCGAACCTGGCAACAAGTCCGAGGAGGTGGGCAAGAAGCAGCTCTCCAAGGATTCAATCCTCTCCTTGTATGGCTCCCAGGCCCCACAGCTACCTGCACAAG GAGCAGTGTTCATAGCCCCGGCCCAAATGGGATACCCAGCAGCGTACCCCGGCTTCCCAGGAATGGCTCCACCAGGCAGCAACATGATGGGCAACATGATGGCCCCACCGGTTGGCATGATGGCACAGCCTGGAGCAGCCGGCATGGTGGCCCCCATGGGGATGCCCACGGGTTATGGCATGCAGGCGGCGGTCCTCGGGGTACCCAACGGCATGATGGCGGCTCAGCAGGCGGGGTATGTGGCAGGCATGGCCCCCGCCCCCCCAGCCATGTATGGTGTGCAGCCCACCCAGCAGCTGCAGTGGAACCTGGCCCAG aTGACCCAACAGATGGCAGGGATGAACTTCTACGGCACGAACGGGATGATGGGATACGGACAGTCGATGGGCCGAGGAGGGACCCAAGGCACCAACCAAACCCTCAGCTCCCAGGTGTGGAAATAA